In Haloarcula halophila, the genomic window CCCAGCGGTGGCCGACGACACGATCCTCGTCGGCGGGGAGCAGACGGTCGCTCTCGACGCCGAAACCGGCAAGCGCCAGTGGACCGTGCCGACGGGTACGAACGAGCACGCCGTCGTCGCGGACGGGACGGTGTATCTCAGCACGGGGGACGGTCTCGTCGGTCGGGCGCTGTCGGACGGCTCCGAACAGTGGCGGATCGATCGCGGTCGGTTTCTGACCCCGCCGGTCGTCACGCCCGAGACTATCTACGCGGTCGAGTCACCGGGCGAGGCCGGCGACGCGACGTTCGCGTTCGACCGGGTGGCAGACGGGAAGCCGACGCCACGGTGGTGCTCGCAGGTCGGTAGCGGCGCCGTGACCGCTGCCGCCGACGACGGCCTGCTGACGCTCCAGTCGGCCGGGCTGGTCGCGTTCACGGCCGACTACGGCGACGCGACCTGGCGGTATCCGCTGCGGGACGGACTCCAGCCCCCGGCGGTCCTCGATGGCGGTCTGGTAACGGTCTCGACCGACGGTGTTGTCGCAGCGCTCGGAGGTGACTGACCATGTGGCGTCCCTCGACACGGAGTGGGGGACCGCTGGCCGTCGTCGGCGCGCTGTGTCTGCTCGGCGCGATGCTCCCGATCGGGGTCTGGCCTGCCCCTCGGCCGGGGGATTCGTACGTGTTCGACCCGGCGCCGTTCAGCGCGGTATGGGCACAGCGCGTCGTCGTCCCGGCGTTAACCGTCAGCGCGAACGTGCTCGTCCTCGCTGGGCTGTACGCACTGTATCGGCGCGACGGTCCTACGATGCCGGACTGGCAACGCTGGACTGCCCAGGTGACGCTTCTTGCATCTCTCGTCTGGCTGTTCGGGACCGCTCTAGTCACGTCAGCTGGCCCGAACGACTTCGTCGGCGGTGTCTACGGTGGGCTGCTGGCTGTGCTCTCCCTGATAGTCATCGTCCCGGGACTCGTCGCCTGGGGCGGGGGCTATCTCCGGAGCGGCCAGGTGCGACTCGGCGCCGCCCTCGCCGGCGGCCCGTCGTTGACGGCCCTCTACGTGGGCGTTTCGCTGTCCGGCGTCGACTTCGACCCCGCCGGCGGACTACTGCTTGCTGTTCCGACAGCCGCAATGGCTGCCGTCGTTGGCTACGACCTGTGGGTCGTGACTGCGCCGCCGATCAGCGGCCGGCACGGCGAGACATAGTGGTATCGTAATCAATTTCATCTTTCATAGGAACTACAATGTGGTCCCCGCAGATGATTGCCAACGCTGCTGTCCTCCAGTCTGGTGCTCCACTACAGTACGGTGCGACTGACCCAGTCGGGATGGTACTCACTGTCCTTCTCGTGCTGGCGATCAATGTCGTGATCTACTCTTTCAAGAAGATTCGAGACCGATATTTAAGCAGCGATGAGTGAAGCCAACAACCCCTCGGATCCTGCTCTGGCCTGTTGGTTCGAAATTAGACTGCTCGTTCGTCGCGTTACTGCCCCGCGTCATATTCGGCTGGATCGTACTCGTCAGTGACAGAACGTACAAGCAGCATGGTGAACAGACGAGTACGAACCAGAACCCATCGAACTCGAGGGTAGCAATACCGACCGTGTAGCGCCCCGGACGGCCGAGTACGACGGTCAGACTCACTCCCGTGACTCCGATAACTATGTAGCTGTAGGGATGGATCTTCGTCAGCATCCGTATCCACCGACGCATACAGTTCCCCCCGATCGTCGACAGTAGCTATACACGACCCCTGGAGGTGGTCAAACCGGTAGTCCTGCTGGGGTCGTCCCTCCGAATATAAATTACTAATATCCGTCATTCGTTCGCTAATGCTGTATGCCCTCCATCCTCCAGAGCCCGCTCGTCCAGTACGGACTCCCAGCTATCAACGCCGTCATCATCACAGTCATCGCGTTCGCGTTCCTCGACGGGACTATCCGGTGGGCAGCACTCGGCATAGCTGCCCTCGAAGTTATCGTCGTCCCACAGATACTGAAACGCGCTGTGTGAGTACGTCTGTCACCCTGCCCGAAAATGCCTATCACACGAGTCGATAGACGGGAACCTACGGTACACGCTCAGAGTCGAGGCCGATCATGAGTCCAGTCAGCCCGAGTGTGATTGCGTACGGGTTCGGTGCGGTCTTCGGTATCCTCGCGGTCGTCTACTTCGCCCGCGATATTCTGCTCTCGCTTTCGGTTACGTCCAAACTCGCGCTACTGTACGCTGGCTCCCTATCGCTGTTGGCCGTCGGGGTGTTCGGGGACGGTACCGCCTCACTCGTGGGCTTCGTGACCGGCGGCGCCGGATACGCCGTTTCGTCGTTTTACCTTGTGAAGTGGTACAATCGTCAGCGGGTCGGCCGGTTTGCAATTTCCGCGATCTCGGCGGTGCTGTTCGTGGGTTTGGGATGGCTGCTGAGTTCGGGTGTCGTTGGCGGGGCCGGGATCGAGCTGGCCGGTACGACCGGAGTGGTTCTCGTCGGCGCGGCTCTCACACTTGCGGCCGTCGACCGGAACGAAGGCGAGGTAATACGGTACGAGGTGACGATCGCCGAGACGATCGATACAGAGACCGATCGGATTGGTACTATCGAAGTCACAAACGAGAGCGCGTTGTTCAGACACGCGTTCGAGCTACCAAGTTTTCGTTGCGTGGTGGGAGACGGAAAGACGAAACAGGATATCCCCGTCATAGTGGGATCCGTCGTCGATTCAGGTGCAGCGGCCACCATCGGCGCCAGTGAGACACGGGGCGCCCCGATACAGATCGAGTGGCGAGCTGTCGAGAAGCGATTCGAAGAAGCTGAGCTCCCTTCTCGTGATTCGTACGAGATGTCCGTCGCTGGGGAAGACGCACACAGGTTCACTACCGAAGCGGGAGAGACGATCACCGTGGAGCTATATTGACCTGTGATTTTCCGATGGCCACCGCAAGCCCGGGTAGCTCCGCTCCACTCACCGCCCGACTGAACACGAGCCCGGCTGGGACGACCAATAGCGAGAGTGCGAGCAACAGCGGGTGCTGAGATCCTTGTTAGCGGGTGGTACCGGTAGTTTCAAAATCAGCGTCGCTTCACGACGGCTCAGAGGGCACTATTCAATACAGCATATCGTCCCCCTATCGATATAGCGAGACCAGTGAACCAATCATTGATAACGTCCCGACAACAATCAGTGCTCCTCCTGTTTGTGTTGATTGTTCAAGAACTGTCAGACCAATTCCTATCATCATAATCCCGATTAGAAGAAATAAGAGCTTCCAGACAACAGCAGGAACGAGTTCTAGCAATGCATCGAAAACGAATCCCAGAATTTCATCAATCATGTTCTGTAGTGCAAGTTGAACTCTTTTATTTCCCCTCCCGAACCATTCTATCCCACCGTGGAATCCAAGGAATATTCCCACAAACGACTGTCAAAAGGTACGTAAACACTGGCAAGATGAAGGCCAAGCCAACAAAATAATTTATACTAATATTACCGAGTGAGCCAAAAGCTCCGAGATATTGAAGAACACCAATAGTCGCGAGTACGGTCGCTACGAATTCCACATACTCTCTGTATGAGGGGGAGGGGAACCTCATATTGTCGGTGCACTGGCGCCGGATAATAAATCGTAATGATACGCAATTATGAGTTACGAGCCATTTGTACTATCCGACTCAGTGAAAGCGATACAGCATGAGGACTGTTCTCTGAAACCCTGTGTACCAACATATTCTTCCCCGAATCACACCGTAATAAATCGACAGTGATTGTTTTTCTGTCAGGGTGGTTTGAACGAATCTACGGTCGGATTCGGACGAGCGTTTTTAATTACTGGTGTGTCAATGGCGGGTGATGTTGATAACCGCGACATCGTGGTCGGAGATATTCACGTTGAGCGGATCTATTGTGGGACAGACCACGCCACGTCACGCGTTTGATCCGACGCTGACGACGGTCGTTGCAGTGATAGCCGCGGTTGGGGCTGTCATCTTGTCGGTTACCGGTCGGCGGTTCGTAACGAAACGCCAACTGCTGGTTGGCGGTGGAGCGACGTATGCGACGGTGATGCTCGGTCTGTGGGCCGGAGTCCGGCTCATCTTCTGGCGATTCGCGTTCGATCCAGTCGGAGATGCGCTCATTGTTGCCCCCGTGTTGGTCGGGTTCGCACTCGTAATCGCGGGGCAGTTCGTGGTTCCGGTGTACCTGCTGGTCACGCATGACATTTGGACGTCACTTGTCTGGTTGTTTGGTGTGACATGGGCATTCGGCGAGTTTGTTCTCTTGGTGGGTGGTGAGTCTGGTGGGTTGTTCACCCTGCTTGTGTGGGTTGCTGGACTCCTGCCACTGTGTCTCGGTGTTCTGGTCGTTACGACTGGTAGTGAACTCCTTTTCCGGCGGCTCAATCTGTCGAACCTACGTGGGTCGTGACTCACCATCGTTCTCTACTGTCGCGTCCTGAGTGTCTATGAGTTAGACAGCACTAACGGTGGTCCCAGTGTTTCACTTCCGGAAACACGGGAACTGCATATACAATCATAGAATCTAGAGTGATACACATGCAGATGCATAGATCGGACGGCGACACAACGACCCACCATGCAGTCGAGAGCGACCGAGGAGAAGCCGAAACCCTCGTTATCCGCAACTATGACCACACAGAGGGGCGCAGGATTACAGTGAGGTTCACTGATACCGATGGCGACGGTGTTATTGAACGTACGCTGGCGGTCGGTCCGCTCGAGACGGTGAGTGTTCGAACTTCGCTTGAGCGTGGGGAGTACCAAATTGAGGCCGAGACAGAACGTGGGGCGAGTGACTGTGCAGTGTGTGCCATCGGCGAACGCACGAACGAGTGCGGATTGATTGAAATCGGAAACGGTATCGTCAGTATCAGTGACGGGTACTGGTAGCGGTTCGGATGGCAACTAGTGACTCAGCACCCCACCACTCCGCAACAGAACTCTCCTTGAATGTCGATACCCGCTGGGGAATCGCGTTCGTGGCCCTCCTGTTCGTCCACAACGAACTCCATGAAATCGCACACACAGCTGTCGGTCGGCTGATCTGTGGGGCTTGGGGGGCACGGAATTTCAATACCTGGCAGACTGCTTGTTATAAGACACCGGAGATCGTTCTGGCACCAATCGCGGGACTTGTGTGGAGCTACGGCTTGTTATGGGTCGGATACTTTTTTCTTAAATCAGACAGTAATCAGGTAAAAAATTCGCTCGGGTTCTGCCTCGTCTTCGCTACGATGCCCTGGGGACGACTGTCGACTGTCGCGGGTGGTGGCGGTGATGAGATGGTCATCCTTCGAGGCGTGTTCACTTCGACGGATCCGACAATTCTCCTCGCAACCGGCGTGACGATCGTCGGACTTCTCATCGCCCCACCGCTATATCGCGCCTTCCGAATCCTGACCGGCAAGCAACGATGGCTTGTCTTCGTCGGTATGTTCTTTCTCCCGAAACAACTCTTTTCAATAGTTGTCTTGGATATGGCGAATCCGCTACTCAAACAGGGGGTACTGTCGGGACAGGGTGTTCTCGGTGCTCCAGCCATGGTGAACGTCTGGACTGGCCTCTGGGTACTCGTCTTGGCGGTGTCGTGGAAACGATTACTGCAGACGTTCGTGGTCAAAGATCCTACGGCAACCGCCGCCCAGTAGTCGTGTACCATCGGATTACTTGAACTACGGGTTTAGTCCGAGTGAGAAAATTGTTGTGTGAGCGGTATTTATACATACAATATACCCCGAGTGACACGCTTCACCTCTTGCACACAGCGTGGCGGGGACCTCGCGCTGCTTTTTGACAGTCTGGCCGATATCGTGTCGTAGCAAAGATCTTATGTCGCTCTCGTTGTCACTACGATATATGTCGCCCTCCACCATCCAGCGACTACGGTCGTCTCCCACATGGCGGTACGCCTTCTTAGCCGGCGTCGCGTCGTTCCCGCTCACGCTTGCACTGAACTGGCAGGACGTCGGTGGGACCTGGGATATCTCAGGTGTGGCTCTCGCCGCCCTCGCTGCTGGTTATCTGGCGAAACGCCATGGCCTCGAAAGCACCCCAGTCGGGTTTCGGACTGGGGCCATCGGCAGCCTGCCCGTGTTGTGGTCGGTCCCCAACGTCATCACCTCCGTCTTGGGGCTAGCCCAGCCCGCATGGTTCACAGTGGTGTCAGTCGTGATGCTGGCGGTGTTCGTCCCGCTCGTAGTCGGGTTCGCCGCGGTTATCGCCGCGCTCTCGGGGCGGCTGGGCGGGTGGCTGGCAGCAAAGAGCGGTCACCCGCGACAGCCGGTCAATGTCAGCTCGTAACCGCTGACAGGAGCGAGCAGGTATTCGTCCCCTGTCCTCTCGTCGCCGATATGCACGATATCGCATAGACCTCAAGCTACCGTAGGTGACTTATGCGAGTGTGATAACCGATATCCGCCGAATTAGGCCTTAACAACCATCCTGCACCACCGCCACTTGCTACAATGAGATAAATTTCCCGTGAAACCTAGCTCGCTATCGGGTCGGGTTGGTCGCTATCCTATCCCCAATAGTAATAACTAAATTATACATCTCTCAACGTGAGCAAGTATTGCGATAACTGTATTCGTTGGCGTCCTTCTCCCGTAACTCATCCGTGTGCGCCACTCGTGATCGGCCTCGGGCAGCACTGGATGGCCCGATTCCGCATTGCGCTGTCGGCACGTCCGATCAGATCCACCGGAGCGCTACCCAGACCAGTGCGACGACCGGGAGCAGGAACATCGGACCGATGGCCACTGCCAGCCCAGCTAGCTCCGCGTCGCTCACCGCCGGGCTGAACAGGAGGCCGGCAGGGACGACCAACAAGGAAAGTGCGAGCAACAGCGCCGCGGCAATTACGGCAGGATCCCGCTCGGGACGGTCCGTCTCGACGACCGGCAGGTCCAGCGTTTCGACCGCGGCGTCGAGATCCGCCACCGGTCCGAACTGTACCGACGTATCGTCGGGATCGAGACGCTCTATCTCTAACGTTCCGGTACCCAGCAGCCGGTCGGTGGCGGCGTTCCGGACCGAGAACCTCGCTCCGTCGACCGGCACGACCCACTGCGGGGCATCCAAGAGCGTATCGTGTGCGACGAGATACTCCTCGTGACGGCGGTACTCGATGGTGCCGTATCGCAGGTAGTAGCTGCCGATCCTGGCCCCGACGACGATGAGGACCACAGCAACACACGGAGCGAGCCAAACTGGCCCGGCAACTAGGACTGCAAAGCCCAGTAAAGCGAACACTCCCAAGACGCCCCGATGAAGGAATCCCAGTGCGACGGTCGGGAGCGCCGCCAAGAGGACAGGTGACGGTGCGACGGCGACGCTACTCTGTGGCTCCCCATCGGGCGGGTCGATTTCGGGTGCCGTCTCGGCGAGGTCCGTCTCGGTGAACCGCCCCTCGAGTCGGTCGGGGACCGGCAGGGCTGGGTGTTCAACGAACAACTGACGAACTGTGGCCCCCGTCTTGACGAGCACGAGGACGCTGAGTACGAGCGGGCCACCCAGTCGCTCGTCGATCATCCCGATAAATCCCAGGACCGCTAACAGGAGGCCGATCTGTGTCGGTTCGAGTAGTATCTCCCTGGCGGACGTGTCGGTGTACTCGCGCTTGCGTAGGTAATCGAAGCGGAACTCCCGACCTTGCGCAATCAACAGCCCGGAGATACCAAGCGCCAGCACGGGTGTCAGGCGAACTTGTGGCGCGACCACGACCCAGTAGGCGGCAGAGGCCGGGACGACCGCAGCCGTCCACAGTCCCAGAACCGAAAGTGCGAACGGGAGGTTTCGCGGATACACGGGTGGCCAGCCTGCTCGGAGCGATACCCCGCCACGTTTTTCCCGCAGTTCGGAGAGCGGCTCAATCCCGGCGACGTCGGGTGAGCCCTGTTGGGCGAGCAGTGCCTTCACTGTCGCAAAGAGTACCGTCGCTCCCCCTTCGACCCAGTAGATGACCAACAGCGAACCGACCGCCAAGTCGCCGACCCAGACACCCCAGAGTGGGAGCAGATTCGCGACGACGGTAACTGCGGTCGCGGTGACCGACGGGTTAGCTGGCGAGTGGCTACGCATCGTTTCTCGTCGTGAAATCACAACAAATCAGAACTTCGGTTCGGAGTATCACCCAATCACAGGTTTGGGGCTAGCTCTGACCACCGTCCAGGCCGTCGACCGTTGTCAGATCGGACCCCTGTGGTCGGCCAGTGGACCTCCTCATAGACCACCCACAACTGGAGAGTGAGATCTGTGTGACCAACCGATTAGACCCCCACCGTGTCGTCCTGGGTTGAATCCGCTACCGTCGAGCCGGTGCGCGGAGCTTGGTCATCCTCCTGAAGTTGCTGGTACGCGCATGTCGCCACAGCGATTCCAAACACTGTCGTGATGCCAGTGGTGATCATCCCCAGCGCAAGTGCCGGGAGCGGGCTCAAAAAGAACAACACCGTCGCCGGACTACTCGCGAGCACACTGACGACGAAAACGAGCGCCCCAAGTCCGAACAGTTCGAGCCGCTCACCGCGTGACAGTTCCCAACTGTCCCGGAGTGCCGCAACGAAGTTCTTGTTTTGCAACGCGATCTCCTGTCTGACGAAGAAAAACGAGAGTGCAACGAATACTCCCGGGAGGATCAGCAGCGCTGTACCGAGATACGTGAGAACGGTCGCGATAGTCCCACCGACTGCACCGTTCAGCATCGCCAGTGGGAGTCCGTTCCGGAGGGTTGGATCCGTCGGTGACCGTGTCTGTTCGGCTGCAAACGCCCTGATCCCGACGATCCGAAGCGCTTCCGCGAGGAGTGCGGTTCCCAGCGCGAGCAGCAAGACGACGGGCAGTGGAAGCGGGACCGCAAGCACTGTTTGTGCCGCACCGAAACCGCCAAACGACGATTGCTGTACCGCTTGTGCCGAAATCCCCTGGAACCACTGTTGTACGCCGAGTGACACCGACTGTGAGATCACCGTGTTCAGCGCACCGAACGCGACAAATACACCGATCAACAGCAGTCCGTTTCGTGTCACTGTCCGGTCGAACCCGTCCTGGAGGGCTTTTCCGATATTCAGGGACATTACGTCCGTAGATGCTGCGGGACAAATATAGGTAGCCATGCTGCGTTTCTTGGGTTGAAACTCCCCACAAATTGTATATCCCTCCAGTGGGAGGGACATGCCGGCCGGTCGTGCGTACTGCACAGGTTTTCGATGAACTGTGTATGGCTATTGTCGGTCATAAGACCGTTCGTTAGTTGCTCGACGATGCCCAAACCGGACGGTATTCACTCCGAGGTCCACAGATGAGTGACGCAAACGAGAGGACGTGGGTCTGCAGCGTGTCCGGTTCCCTGACTGGAATATTAGATCTCTTTCAGATACTTGTCGATCCCCACTGGAACCTACGGCGCGGTTGCAGGCCTGATGTCGGAGGACCGATCCGATAGCGCTGTCCTGTAACCACACCCTAGCGCCATCGACCGGAACGATGTACATTAACAAGGCGACCGGTTCTGCCGGGAGCTCAGGCGCGGCGAACGCAGCGATCACCACCAGGCCGGTAGTTGAAGCAACCACGTACAGCGCGATGATAATGGACCTCCCAACCGGTCGAAGGCCCAGTTTGAGTGCCTCTGCTGGCGGCCGGTCCTGATACGATCCGTCGGCGGGAAGCTCGTGCCAGGCCCGGACCAGTTACGAGACACAGATGGCAAGAATCGTATGCTGACCGTTCCTGAGAGGAGCGAAAACACGCCCCGATCAGCGATATTCCGGCGAGAAGCAGGGCCCGTTTCTCCGAAAGAGCTGATGCCGTGAATAGCGCGGGACGTATGAGCACAAATCGAATACACAGATACTGAACCAATAGATAGTACTCACGGAGTTGATTTCAGAAGCGTTGGGACGAACCAGCTGTTCAGTGGACCTGCTTACTGAGCGGTCAACTTGAGTATTCCTTGCACTGCAAGGCCAACTACGACGGTGGCCGGCAGTCTCACCAACGTAGGCAGGTTGGTCAACGAAACCAGCCCAAAGAGAACGACCAGCCCTGCCAGAGCGGATATGAAAAATCGTTGATTTTCCGTTGAAACCATAGTTGAGAACTGTATTCTCATGAAAAGACTCTGTTGGTGCTGCGCCCAATAATAAAAAGACTCACTCCCTGTACTTAATGAAGTAACCTGACAGATTGTCTATCTTTCCGACCAATCGATTTGAAATACGCACTCAGTAGATGTGTATAACTACCGCCTCCGACCGCTGAAACTGGCGAGAATGTCCACCAGTATTTTATAGATTTGAGCGCGGCTCCGGTTCACGGCTTTTCTTATATCCAACAAAACCTGCTGAGATGAGGATAGCTACGAGTAAAGACATAACGCCAAGCTGCATCAAGGAATCATTATTGGACGTATACCCGATTAACGCTACGAGATAAATAATTATCACTAAACAAATCACCCCGAGACGGGTTTTGCTTAACTCTTCCATGACTGGTGCTAAGTTCTTAACCACAAATAAATCTATTTTATTGTCATTGTTATCATCGGTACTGGGCAATTTGATCACTCAAGAATTGGTGATAACACCGTCCGGGACGCGCGTTCCGATTAATCAAATCCGACCGCTCAGGCTTCATTCCAGGTTACCTCCGGAGCCAATATGGGGAGAACGAGAAAGGGAACAAGGATATCGAGATCAAGGATTCATAGCATTCCCGCTGCATGTCGTCGGTTCGGCCGAAGAAATTCAGCTACGCCATTCGTTGACGAGTGTCGGAAAGATGACACCGACTCCAAGTAGCACAGCGAAATGAATCCACTGACGGTCGGTCACGATCGTTGTCGCAAATACCGATACGAGAGCGAGGATGACAAAGACCGCTGTGATCTTGGTTCCTGTACTAATGAGACTACTCGACCTATTGGAGGGCTGCTCTGACATCATCCCGTTATTTGATTGGTGTGTAAAAAATACTTATCGACAGTCTCAGAGCCAACAACTGCCGCGGACCGCAGAGCGCACCCTGCGGAGTTGAGACCGGCCGACTGCGAACAGCCCTATGGTACCGTCTATAAATTAGCGGATCCTCGATACTATAACGCTTCGTCTGTATCTCACACGCCACTACTGACAAATATCTCAATGCTCGGGAAACCCCGCCGTTGTTAGGTGTAGCCCGACTGGTTACGCGAGGTTCGTTTCCTCTCGGTTCACGCTTGGAAGGCTGTCATTCTGAAAGTTCGGTATAGAGCTGTGTCAACCCACACTCGGGACAAAGAAACGCATGAAGCGGCGTTTGATGCCCGACACCGAGTCGGTCAAGCACACCACCGTCTCTTTTTGTTTCGACGTAGAGGTCACCGACTCCCTCAGCGGTTACGTTCGTCTTCTCCATTTGGCCATCACACACCGGACAATGGCGTTCAGTCATAGGGTCTACGCCTGCCTGTGTTCCCGATTGCTAAAGAAGCCAGGTCACGGTCTCATGTCAAGAAGCACCGATTCCAACATATGTCTTTGCTGGCCACGGTATTGTTTCTCGCTCGGCCATCGGTTCCACACGTCGCGTCAAGTTTCACTCCGAGATTCGTAGATGGAAACATCGTTGATTCAGCGATACTGACACCCAGTTGAATGTCTCCAATGACCCTCCGACGGGCAAACGATCAACATTGGTCCACACTGATCCTCGTCCTCGTGTCGAACGCGCTCCCGGCCGCAGGGGTGGCCTTTCTGGGATGGCGTGCGTCTGAAATCCTGGTTCTATACTGGGTCGAGGTTGTCGTGATGGTCGCTGCCTACAGCGTGGCGGCACTGTTCGCGAGGCAGCCAATCGTACTGGACGACCGCGACTTCTACATCGTCGGGTACGGGAGCCATGAAGAGATTGACCAAGAGCGTTGGAGTGGCGACCCTGAGCCGATCGACTGGATAGAGAATGTTCTTCCGGGCGCAATCGGGTCACGCCTGCCACCGATATACCGACGGAACTTCCGCGTTGTCGGCCGGTCTCTGACTGTTACGCTGTTTCTCGCCATGCTGTGGGCGTATCTGAGCGACATCGTCTCGAATCCGGTAGCTGCCCTTGAGTCACCGGCAGTCATCCTCGGGTCACTGGCGGTTTGTACGTCGCAATTAGCCGAACTCCGACGAGAATACTTCGTCCCGAATACGTACGAAGACTGGTCGGCGTATATGACGGTAGAGGCCGCACAGCGGGTTGTTGTTTTTTATATTCTGCTGGGCGTGGCTGTGGTTCCTGTGACTATTATCGGCCTCGTGGTGTTGGGACTGCTACTGGAGTTGGTCTCGGGCGGGGTTGCCATTCCTAGCCCAGCAGGTGGATCTGCCGGAATCGACTTAGCAGTTCTCGCTCCCGTCGTCGTTTTTTCACTGGGGAAGGCCGTAGTCGATTGGTCACGCCGGACAGTCGGAATCCGAACCGATGCAGGCGGCCTTGCCGGCTGGTTTACCCCGGAGAATCCACACCTGCGCGAGTGAGAACAGGAGCGTAGATGAACTCATTAGCTCTGTTGAAATCCTCGACCGGTAATATGTTCTCACCGTTCTGCTGAATACGGAGCGCGAATCTGGCACAAATCGAGATCGGTCTGCAGAGAAAGAATGATCGGTCAGTACAAGGGATCAATACAGCACAGCATCTATGCGTGAGAGACCGCTCGAACGCCACAAGTTTCACCTCGATCTAATCAGTACAGATCTTTAGGCGGTCAATTCCGGACATAGCGGGTTCAAAAACACAGCCGGCTCGTTCTTCATTCAGCACCGTCAAACAGGCTAGCCGGTGGAAACATACCCGGTGGGAGGGAATACTACGGTATGAGCACGACCGCTGTGAAGAGGGTCGGTGCATTCTGTAAACGCTACGGTCCAGGGCGGCTTCCCGGCGCGAGCCGACCGGCCATCGGTGCCGGCTACGCCGTCGCCACGGCGGCGCTGGCCGCAGCGGTGGCATTCGTCACCCTGACCGGCATCCAGACGCTGCTGTTTGGCGGGCCGATTGCGGTCACGGGCGAACTCACGTATGTTGGGCTGCTGGCGATTCCACTCGTCGTCCCGGCCGCCTTCGCCGGCGGCGCCGTGGCGTGGCTACTGCTTCCCGAGTCAATATCATACCGCGGGCCCCTCGCCGGCTTTATTGCGACGGTGCTGACCTACGTCGTCGCGACGCTGCTGGTTGTCCCCGTCTTGATCGCCACCAGTCCCTCCCAGCCGAGGGCGTCCGTGGAGCTCGGTCTGCTCGTCGGCATCGTCGGATTCCTCACCACGTTTTGGCTGACCCTTCCCATTGGCGCCGTCAGCGGCTGGATTCACGAGCGAGCGGTCACCGAGCATTGACTGCCTTCGGTGGATGTTGCTGCGATCAATTCGCACGTTCGTTCTAATAACTTATTCAGAGATACAATTCTGAAAATAACGCAGTCCCTGTGATGACTGCATCCTCTGCATTGATCGTTAGACAACTCGATTGAACATGCTGAGATAATCACGACCAGTTCTCTTGAGGGAACTGCTACCTCTGC contains:
- a CDS encoding DUF5518 domain-containing protein, with product MSPSTIQRLRSSPTWRYAFLAGVASFPLTLALNWQDVGGTWDISGVALAALAAGYLAKRHGLESTPVGFRTGAIGSLPVLWSVPNVITSVLGLAQPAWFTVVSVVMLAVFVPLVVGFAAVIAALSGRLGGWLAAKSGHPRQPVNVSS
- a CDS encoding DUF6498-containing protein — translated: MRSHSPANPSVTATAVTVVANLLPLWGVWVGDLAVGSLLVIYWVEGGATVLFATVKALLAQQGSPDVAGIEPLSELREKRGGVSLRAGWPPVYPRNLPFALSVLGLWTAAVVPASAAYWVVVAPQVRLTPVLALGISGLLIAQGREFRFDYLRKREYTDTSAREILLEPTQIGLLLAVLGFIGMIDERLGGPLVLSVLVLVKTGATVRQLFVEHPALPVPDRLEGRFTETDLAETAPEIDPPDGEPQSSVAVAPSPVLLAALPTVALGFLHRGVLGVFALLGFAVLVAGPVWLAPCVAVVLIVVGARIGSYYLRYGTIEYRRHEEYLVAHDTLLDAPQWVVPVDGARFSVRNAATDRLLGTGTLEIERLDPDDTSVQFGPVADLDAAVETLDLPVVETDRPERDPAVIAAALLLALSLLVVPAGLLFSPAVSDAELAGLAVAIGPMFLLPVVALVWVALRWI
- a CDS encoding DUF6498-containing protein, with amino-acid sequence MTLRRANDQHWSTLILVLVSNALPAAGVAFLGWRASEILVLYWVEVVVMVAAYSVAALFARQPIVLDDRDFYIVGYGSHEEIDQERWSGDPEPIDWIENVLPGAIGSRLPPIYRRNFRVVGRSLTVTLFLAMLWAYLSDIVSNPVAALESPAVILGSLAVCTSQLAELRREYFVPNTYEDWSAYMTVEAAQRVVVFYILLGVAVVPVTIIGLVVLGLLLELVSGGVAIPSPAGGSAGIDLAVLAPVVVFSLGKAVVDWSRRTVGIRTDAGGLAGWFTPENPHLRE